The DNA segment GTCTTGCAGATGCTGGAGCTTAATATCATCTCGCTTACGCTGTTAAGCCATCTCTTTGTGCGCGACTACAAGCGCAAGCCCGCCCAGCTCATCAATATCTCCTCCGCGGGCGGCTACAGCATGGTGCCAAACGCCGTCACCTACTGCGCGAGCAAGTTTTTCGTAAGCGCCTTTACGGAGGGCTTGCACCGAGAGTTGGCGCAGGATAAAGAGGTCAAAAAGCAGGCTAAAGTTCTAGCGCCCGCCGCTACTAGGACGGAGTTCGGTCCCGTGGCGACGGACGATGCAGGCTACGACTACGACGCAGCTTTTAAGCGCTATCATTCAAGCGAAGAGATGGCGGAATTTCTGCTTACGCTTTACGATAGCGACGAGTGCGTGGGCGCGGTGGATCGAAACAACTTCGAGTTTAGTCTGCAAGCTCCGCGATTTGACTACGCGGGCAAACGCTAAATTTTTGCATTTAACGCGTAGCGCGACGAAGCGTGAAATTTGAGTAACGCAGCGCCTGAGCTAAATTTGACCGTAAAGCGTGTTAAAATTTAAAGAAATTTAAGGAACGAAAATGGGTAAAACTGCTTTGGTCGTGGGTGCCACGGGAGCGGTAGGACGCGAGATCGTTCGCGGACTTTGCTAGAATGAAAACTACGACAAAATCATCGTTTGGGCGCGCAGGGAGCTAAAATTTAGCCACGAAAAGCTAGAGACGCAGATCGTAAATTTTAGCGACGTAAAAAACATGCCGCCGCGCGAGATAGACGAGATATTTTGCGCGCTGGGCACGACGATGAAGCAAGCCGGTAGCCGCGGCAGTTTTATAAAGTGGACGTGAGCTACCCCGTAAATATCGCAAAATGGGGCATCGCATCGGGCGCGCGCCGTTTCGCGCTTATTTCGTCGCAGGGCGCGGACGAGCGGTCGAGATTTTTTTATCTGCGCGCAAAGGGCAAGGCGGAGAAAAAGATCGTCGCGCTAAAATACGAGAGCGTGCAAATCGCGCGGTTGCCTGCGATAAAAAGCGAGCGCGAGCAGGTGCGTATCGGCGAGCTCTTTATGATTTGGCTGTTTGGGCTTTTGCCGAAGTTTATCTTAACGAACTACCGCCCGATGAGCGCGAAGGATATCGCGGCTGCCGTCATCGCCGCCGCGCAGACGGAGGCTAAGGGCGTGCAAATTTATCATCCCAAAGATTTTTTACAAACTCGCAGCGATACGTAGGGCAAATTTACGCGCCGCCAAACGTCTTAAATTTAGCGCTTGGGCTCAAATTTGACGCCGCTAGCCGCCTAAATTTACCGGTCGCGCCTTTTATAAAATCGGCGCTAAAATTTAATCCCTCGTACGACCTGCGCGCCAAGGCCCGTTTGCATATGCCGCAAAAACATCGCGTGATAAAAGTCCCCCTCGTGCCCAGGCGCGTCGTAGGTGGCGACGAGGCTTGCTGGCACGACGACTCTGCGCCTGATATTTGCCTCGTTTGCGCTAAGCTTTAGGTGCGAGACTAGCTGATAGACGCACAGATCGGTGCAGTCGCCAAGCACCACAAAGGTGTTTATGTGCGGATTTTGCGCTATAAATTCGTTAAATTCGGTGCAGTAAGCCGCGCTAAGGGAATTTTTGCGAAAGATTTTTAGCTCGTCAAAAAACGGCAGTTTGCGCAGTTGAGGTATCGTATTTGCGCCATCGGTGCCTTTGATAGCGTGCGGCGGAAATGCGTCAAACTCCGCGCAGTTTGCCTCGTGGCTATCCTCGAGTAGCACGAGATTTCTCACGCCGGCTACGTAAGCCGCGCTAAAAGTCTGCACTACGCCGTCCGCGATCGCGCCCACTCGCGGGCTAGCTAGCGGCCCGGTGCTGCAAAATCCCTCTATCATATCCACGCTGATAAATGCGATATTTGCAAATTTATTCGCCGCGCCGCTTGCTAAATTTTCGCTGCGTTTTTCTTTTAAATTTGCCGCCAAATTTCGCTCGTTTTGATTTACCGCGTTAGATTCGCCGCCCTTTTTATGCGAGCCGTCGTCAGCCCCAGCGCCGCGCTCAAATTTATCCGTCGCATCCAAAATTTCGCTAAATTTAATCTCCTTTAGCCCCTCAAACCACTCCGCCAAATCCTCTAAAATTTTTGCGTCAAATTTCATTTTCTTTCCTTTTTTGGTTATTTTTTGTATCCGTTTGCTCGGCTCGCCGAAGCCAAATCGCCTGCCACCGAGCGAAATCTCAAACCGCATCGCCCTAAATTTTCGCGGTAAATTTTATTTACCCGCCTTTTGACGATGACGTTGCTTTCCGAGAGTCTTGATGTCTTGCCGCAGACTTCCGGCTTTAGCCGGAGCGCGCGGTCGCGCGATCTGCAGTCGCTTGCTATGCGGTAGTTCGCATATCCCAAAAGGCTCGTAGGCGCTGCGTAAATCCTCTCGTCCGAGCTCAATTCGGCGCTAAACTCCAGTAGAGCCCGCACGTCTAAAAACTCTCTTTTGCGACTTTTTGGCTGCGCTTTTTCGTGCTCGTCGCGGCTTTTTGGCTCGCTTTGCGCGCCCGAGCTCTAAAGCAATAAACTGTGCTAAAATGTCAAATTTCATCAAATTTGCCGCCTAGCCGCGCGTCTTTGCGGGCAAATTTACGCAAAAGCTCTTTGGCTCAAGCTCGATCTCGATACTGCCGCCGTGGGCTTGGACGATCTGCAGGCACAGGTGCAGCCCAAGGCCGTTGCCCTTTAGTTTGCTCGTTTTAAACGGCTCAAAGACCATGGCTTGGTTTTTGATCGGCACGCCGCTATCGGTCACGGCAAATTTATGCTCGTCGCCGCACCGCTCGTAGTCTATGCGCACCCAGCCCTCGTCGTCCTCGTTTTCCTCGACCGCATCGATTGCGTTAAACAGCATATTTTGAAACACCATCGCGAGCAGATCGCGGTCGCCCACATAGAGCAGGTCGGGGAAATTTAGGCTAAATTTGATCTCCTTGCCGTAGGTGTAGCACTCTATCGCCGCTTCGCACTCGCCTTTTAGCTCGGCCAGGTTAAATTCGCGCGCGTTTATCGTGAGGCCTTTGGTGAAAAGCAATGTGGCCTTGATGATGCGCTCGACGCGCCAGATGGCCTTTTGCATCTGCTCGACGACGGGGCGATCGTGGTTGCCCGCTTTTTTTATCAGCGTGGAGGCTAGCAGCGAGATCGAGCCCACGGGGTTGCGTATCTCGTGGGCGAGGTGGGCGGCGACCTGACCCATCGAGGCTAGGCGCTCGGTGCGTTTTTCGGTCGTTATGTCGGTTGCGGAGATGATTTTTTTACCCTCTTTTTGGGCGATTTTGATGAGGTAGATTTGCCCCGCAGCGCTTATCTCGCCTCCCTCTTGCGGGATAAATTTTAAAATTTGCCCGAGTTTTAGGGCTTCTGAGTTTTGTAAAAATATCTCGCCCGCCTCGTCCAAAACCCAGATCGCATTGGGCAAAATTTCCACGATATCTTTGATGAAGCCTTGCAAATTCGCATACGACGCGGTTAGGTTTTTATACTCGCGCTCTATCAGATAGGTCTGCTCGATCAGGCTTTTTAGTCCGTCTTGGACGCTGGTTTTATCGATCTGGGTCATAAAAGCTCCTCGAAATTTTCTAAATCAAAAAGTAAAATTCGGTCGTTTTTTAGGCGGCGCACTTCGTTGCTAAAGCCGCTTTTGGAAAATAGCGCGACGGCATCGGGCTCAAAGCCTAGTCGCTCGCATTTTTTAAGGAGTAAATTTACCACGTTTTTGCAAATTTTATGCTCTTTAAATTTAGCTTCTCCGACGACGATGCGTCCATCAATGTTTAAAAATATATCTATCTCGATATTTTTTGCCCACAGGCTTCGCACCCGCGCGGGCTCGATACCTAGCCTAAAGGCCAAAAGCTCGCGGCAAAGCAGCTCAAAGCCAAAGCCCGCGTACGAGTCGAACTCACGTCTAATAATCTCTATCAGCTCGGCCTTTTCGCCGTTTTTTAAAAGGGCAAAATTCGGCTCGATGAAATAAAACCAAAATCTAGTAAAATTGTCGTTAAATATAAATTTATCCTGCGCCAGCTCACGTCCCGCGCCTTTTTTGGCTCTTTGGCGTTTATCTTTTACGCGCGGTTTTTCCAGCGTCTTTTCGATGCTGACTAGCCCTGAGTTTATCGCGGCGGCGTAAATTTTTAAGACAAGAGGACGAGGGAAGAATTTACCGAGCGTAAATTTTTTGCGGTCGTTTTTGGCGAATTTGCAAAGCGAGAATTTTAGCTCGTCCGCAAAGGGGCAATCAACGTAAAATCTCATCCGTAAAAGCTCAAATTTATCTAAAATTTCCTTTTCGATCGCCTCGAAAATATCGTAATAATTCGCCTCAAATTTTAGCGCGTCAAAGACTAGATGAAAGTAAATAAGCTGCAAGATATCAAGGTGCTTAAAGCGCGCGAAGCTTGATTTTAAGGCGTAGATTTTTGCTCCTTTTTAGCCCATTTTAGCACAACTTTGGTTATAATTTCTTTTTTTTGTAAGGAAAAATTTTGGTTAGCATCGACGAAATCAGAAAAAATATTATTTTAAAAAAAGGCGTGCGCTACTTTGACTACACGGCCTCGGGCCTAGCCTACGCGCCTATCGAGCGCAGGATCGCAAAATACCTAAAAACCTACGCCAACACGCACTCCGAAAGCGCCTCAAACGCGCTAAAGACGCAAAAACGCTACGAAAAAGCAAGGCAGAGACTAAAAGACGCGCTCGGGCTTGACGAGCGATTTTATCTGATCTCTGCAGGCTGCGGCGCGACCGGGGCGATAAAGAAATTTGAGGAAATTGTGGGGCTTTACCTGCCGCCTATGAGCGCAAACCGCCTAGGCGAAGAGAGGCTAAAGGGCGCAAATTTGCCCCTCGTCATCATCTCGCCCTACGAGCACCACTCAAATGAAATCAGCCTGCGCGAGGGGCTGTGCGAGGTCGTGCGCATACCGCTAAGCAAGAGCGGAGAGATAAATTTCGGCAGGCTAGATCAACTGCTCAAAATCAACTCAAAGCGCGAGATCATCGGCTCTTTTAGTGCGGCGTCAAACGTCACGGGGATAATCAGCGACTATAAAAAAATCTACGTGATGATGAAGCGATACGGTGCGACCGTGGCCTTTGACGCGGCTAGCTTCAGCTCGCATGATAACCTCGACGCGGACTACTTCGATGCGCTATTTCTCTCGCCGCATAAGCTTTTAGGAGGCGTGGGTAGCTGCGGACTGCTCGCGATAAAAAAAGAGCTGGTAAAGTCGGACAAACCGACCTTCGCTGCGGGCGGGACGGTTAGTTACGTGAGTCGCAGCTCGCATTTTTTCGCGCCAAGCGTAGAGCGCACCGAGGAGGGCGGCACCCAGCACGTGATGGGGCTCATAAGAGCCGCGTTAGCATACAGGCTGCGAAACGAGGTCGGCCTAGACGTCATAAAAAGCCGCGAGGATGAACTTGCAAGGCTATTTTGCGAGGGGCTGGATAAGATCCCCGAGGTCGTGAGTTACTGCCCGCGCGCAGTGCCGAGGCTGCCGATTTTTGCGTTTAACGTAAAAGGCGTTTCGCCGTATGATTTTGCCGAAGCGCTGAGCAAGGACTACGGCGTGCAGACTCGCGCCGGGTGCGCATGCGCCGGCCCATACGGACACGACTTGCTCGGGCTAAAAGACGATCAGAAATTTGATCAAAAGCCCGGCTGGGTGCGCGTGAGCCTGCACTATTCGCACACGCAAAAAGACGTCGCCTATCTGCTAAAGGCTATCAAAAAAACTATTAAAAAATTTAAAACCAAAAAGGAAAAGAAATGAATAAAATTTTAGCCGCAGCCTTGTTTGCTCTTTGCGCCGTTTGCGCGCAGGCAAAGCCATATAGCCCCGAGCAGTACGCAAAGGTACTGCGCGAGTACAACTCCGTCGCGGGCGCGAACAACTATTTTGAAAGCGGTAAATTTAAAGAGGAATTCGAGCTTCGCAAAAAATACTGCGACGAAGGCCTAAGAGACGCGTGCGGAGACCTGGGGCTACTCTACGTTACCGGTCTAGGCGCGCCAAGAGATAGCAAAAGGGCTGGCGAACTACTCGAGTACGCTGCCAAAAACGACGAGTTTAAAGCCATATCGGAGTACTACGAAGCCGCACTTGACATAGCTCGCGCGGCGGAAAAGTACCCGGACGACAAGGTCACGCAGCACCTGGGAGCCGAGTTTAAAAACTCGCTAGAGCAGTGCAAAGCCTACAAGGGCGACCGCCACGTGTGCTTCCGCGCGCTGGTGATCAGCGGTATGTTGCCAAAGGGCGAGGGCGGCCTCGGACTATCGCAGACTGAGTTTGCCAAGACGTGGGAGGATATCGTCGTGAGCGACGTCGAGCGCAACGGCATGGACGAATCGAAAGTAAACGCGCTGGCGAACGAGCTAGACGGGCTGGCGACGCGGTAAATTTGTTTTTTTCGGCCAGGCGATCCGTCAAATTTGACCGTCCGCGCTTTTGTCTTTTAGCGAACGGCTTCGCGTCTCATGTAAATTTAGATTACTTGGCTCAAATTTGACGCGTCGGAAATTGCTAGGCTTAAATTTGGGTCGATTTTTGGGTAAATTTATCGAGCGGCGCATAATTTGCTTTTGCTCAAATTTGACCGCTTTTTACGGATAAATTTAGCTCTCTCCTGATGGCATTTTGCGGCTTGCGAGCTTTTGCCCGGCGGACTTTACGGCTATCTTTACGGCGTAAATTTGCTAAATTCTGCTAGCGCCCAGGCAAATTCGGTCGTCAGGCTTAAAGCCTCCGCTTGCGCTTTTTTTGCGCGCGGTCGAATTTACGCGCTCGCGCGGGTTTTGCCCAGCTCAAATTTGCGCGGCGTTAATTTTTACGAATTTACAAAAACTTTGGAGAAAATTTAGATGCGAGATTCGCGCGAGTTTCAGGTCTTAGTGGGCGAGGTAAAAAACGTGAGGTGGAATGCGGCTACGGACGAGTGCGCTTTTGAGATCGCGGGCTCGAAATTTAACGTTAAAAACCTCAAAGATTGCCTCGTGCCTCGCGAAAACGACTGCCTAGCTATCGCCTGTGACGCGAAAAACGAGGTTTGGAATTTTAAAAACTTAACCTCGGGCAAGTGGCTCAAAAACTACGCTTGGCGCGCGCACTTTATACTATCTTGGGCGGCGATCTTTGATATCGTTCCGGGTAAAATTTTAGGCGCGATTTTTGCGATACCTATCATTTATCTAAGCAAGTATTTGTCCGAATTTGCAGGCATGGCGGCCTTGTTTGCCTTTGTTGTTTGCTTATTTTTATCGCTACCCTTTTTGCACATATACTGGAGCGAAAACAGGAGCTTAAGCGGCACGGTTCAGGCGTATCTAGTTTTAAGAAAATTTTTAAATGAGATGGATTTATAAAATGACTCCAAATTTAAGCGGATCTTTTTGATGATAACGCAAAACGGCCTAAAACTGCTCGGCGGCCGCGTAAATTCGCTTGAGTGCGTTTATAAAGACAAAAGCGGATTTGATTACAGCTTTAGCTTGGATGGGCAAATTTTAAACATCCGCACGCTGCAAAGTCCGCTCTTGCCGGTAAATGGCGGCGACGAAACGCTGGTTGTTTGCGATAAAAAAGAGCGAGTTTTGGGGCTAAAAAACCGCTCTTTAAACTCCGCAGCCTGGTACGCCTACGAGCCTAGCTCTTTTTTTGCGGCTCTGTTTTTCGTGCTGTTTTTGCTATTTGGCGCGGCCGGCGTTTGGGCGATTTTCTCGGGATTTGGTGGACGGCAACCGCTTTTTAGCGATTTGCTACTTGTTTTTGGTTTCGGCTCTCTTGCCTTTGCTTGGTTTAAATATCACCGCGAGGCGTTTTTGGGCTTACGCGTTAGGCTGGTGCTCGGCGCCGTAAAAGAGCCCAAGGCAAACGGCAAGGTTAGCGGCGCGGTGCGCAACCTGCGGGTTTTTGAGACGAAAGAGAAAAACTATTTTAGCGTCACTATCGGCGATACGTTTTTGTGGGGTAGCAGCCCTAAAAAGCGCGCCCTGGAGCTAGCAAACGGCGACGAAGCGAGCGTGAAATACGAAAATTTCAAGGTTTTAGAAATACGAAATCTCAGTAAAAATCTGACGGCGAAAAAATCGCAAGGCTTTTTTGAGAGAGGCGTTAGCTTTATCGCGGATATCGCGATTAGCCTTTGCGCGGGACTTGTTTTGCTCTATGCAGGGACGATGGATTTTTGGTTTTCGCCTTTTGCGGGGATTGCCGGCTTGATAATCTTGCTCGGCGGAGTCTGCTTTAACGTGTTTTATAAAAAAGATTAGCGTTTGGCGCGGTTTTTGCCGTGCAAGCGAGATAAATTTGATCCGCTGCATACGAGCTTTGCTTAAATTTGCCGTTTTTGGTTGTATTTTGCAGGGCTAAATTTAGACTTGCCGCAATGCAAATCAAGCATAAATCACGGCTTTTGGTCGCTTTTTACGCATCTAAATTTAGAGTGCGGAGATCAAAATTCAAGTAAAGTCGCCTTAAATTTAGGCAAAAGATACAAACGCCGTCTCGGTCGTCTTTTTAGGCGGATAGGATAAGATAAGCTCTCGCAGTAAGGATTTGGCGCGAATTTACTGCATTTCACAAAAAACCTTGCAAATTTTGCCGGGCGGTAAATCGCGGAAATAACGGCGATAAAGCTTAAATTTAGCCCGACCTTCGTGATTTAAGCGAGGCAAATTTACGCACGGCAAGGCTAACTGCGACCGTCAAATTTAGCCTAAATTTCGCAAAAACTCCGCGTATTCTCTAGCGCCGCGCTCTAAATCGTCCTGGCTTGATACGTAGTCCACGCCCGGAGTCTCCTCTGCGCCGTAAAATGCGAAAAAATCGCGGTAATCGGCGCGAAAATAGTATTTAAACGCAAGCTCAAACGGTGTAAGAACCTCACGCAAGCTAAAATGATAGCGTCCTTGCGGGCAGTAGTCGCTCTTTTTGATGCCTGCGGTCACGGCTAGCGCCACCTTGCGTCCCGCTATGCCGTCCGAACCGCGTCCGTAGGCAAAGCCGTGCGTCATCACCGCGTCGATCCATGATTTTAAAATCGGAGGGCAGGAGAAGTTGTGAAGCGGAAACTGCAAAGCAAGGGCGTCGTGGGCTCTGATGAGCTCTTGCTCGCGCGCGGCGTCGATACTTTTGCCCCCATAAACCTGCGTCAAATCATAAACGCTAAAGCGCTGCGGCTCTTTGAGGGCCTCTTGCAGCAGGCGTTTGTTTATGACCGAGTTTTGGATGTCTGGGTGGGCTAGGATGAGTTTTCATTTTTCTCCTTTTTAATCGAGCAAATTTTAACTGTCGGCAAGCGCCACCTCAAGCTTGCAAATACGCTGTTTCAAACTCCATCGGAGTAAATTTTAGCCCGCGTTTTTCTTGTTTAGCTCGGCCAGCTTTTCGGCGTTTTAAACTCCAACAGGGTAAATTTTAGCGAACTTGGCTTAAATTTGAGCGGAGTATTTGCGCGGTTTAGCGACGCAAATTTAGCGTATTTTTACAAAAACGCTTGCAAATTTCGCAGATTTTCTTTTATGGATGCGGGCTGGTAGAGCGCTGAGATAACGGCGATGTAGTCTGGGTTTAGCGCGGCGATTTGGGCGATATTTGCTACGTTTATGCCGCCGATCACGCAAATGGGGATACGTAAAATTTCCTTTGCGCGCATTATCGTTTCAAATTTACAAAGCGAGGCGTTTGGTTTGGTTGGGCTCGCAAACACGGCGCCAAATGCCGCGTAAGAGGCGCCCTCATCCTGCGCCTTTAGCGCTAAATTTAGATTATCATAGCAGCTAACGCCGATGAAAGCGTCATCGCCTAGTATCTTGCGAGCGGCCTTTACTCCGCCGTCGTCTTTGCCGATGTGCACGGCGTTTGCGCCTATTTTGGCGGCAAATTTTACGTCGTCGTTTACGATAAATCTCGCGCCGTAGCTCTCGCAAAGCTCTTTTAGAGCAGTCGCTACGCGCTCGTTTTTTGGCTCAAGCTTGGTGCGGTACTGTAAAAACTTCACTCCGCACTCTAGCAGCTCGCGAGTTTGCTCGACCACGCTATTTTCGGGCGTTAGGATGTCGTCCGTGATAGCGTAAATTTTAGCCACGGTTTGCGCCCGCGGCTTTGTGATCTAACAGCCGCACGCCGAAATTTGAGCCGTGAGCGTTTTTGATCGCGTTTGCGACGAAGGCTTTGGCGTGCTTGATCGCCGTTATCTCGTCTGCCCCACACGCTAGAGCGCAGGCGATAGCCGTGGCGAAGCTACAACCAGCGCCGTGCATGATCGTGGGACGCTCTAGCGGTTCGCCGAATTTAACTATCTCGCCGCTTTTTTGATAAAGCGTATCCTCGCAAATCTCGCTCGTTTGCGTACGTTTTAGCACGATGTCGCAGGGCAGATCCGCGCCTAAATTTAACCTCTCGCCGTCAAAATTTAACCCCAAAATGCGCGCTTCGTCTAAATTCGGCGTCGCGATGCGGGCTAGACTCAAAAGCTCTTTTAGCGCGTTTATGGCGCCGTCTTGCAGTAGCTTTGCGCCTGATTTCGCCACGCAGACGGGATCTATCACGGCGCTTATGCCTCGGTTTTGCTCCAGCCAGGCTTTTACGCAGGCTATGAGCTGTTCGTTAAAGAGCATACCGATCTTTACGGCGTCAAATTTTAGCTCGGCGCAGACGGCCTCTAGTTGCGCGTTTAAAAACTCGGGCGTTACGGGCATTACCGCGCTCACGCCGCTCGTGTTTTGCGCGGTTAGAGCCGTGATCGCAGTCGCGCTGTAGCAGCCGTAGGCCTCGCAGGTTTTTATGTCGGCTTGTATGCCTGCACCCCCGATGCTGTCGCTGCCTGCGATGATTAGGATATTTTTTTTGGGATTTTTCATTGTTTTGCCTTGAGCGGTTTTGTTAAATTTATCTTTAGGCGAATTTATTTGTCGCCAAAATCCTTGCCGAACTCAACGCCTAGCTCCTTTAAATTTACGGGGCCGTTTCCTTGCGACTCCATCGGCATAGACGGCGGAGTTTGCGGCTGCGTTTGCGTAGGTTGTGAGCCTAAAGAGTCTTGCTCGGTTTGAGCGTTTTTGGTGGCGTTATTTTCGGCTTTTTTAGGTTTTTTCTTCGGTTCTTCTAGCTTTTTGCCGGTTAGGCACTCGTAAATTTGCGAGTGATTTTTCTTCGCCCAATCCTCTTTGACCTCGATTTTTTGATACTCTTTGCTCGTAGGCGAGACAAGGCCGTTTTTGACTAGGGTTTTGTTTAAAATTCTGCTTTTATCGCTTATTTCGCACAGCCATCTATCGCCTAGATTTTTTAGCGTGAGCACGTAGTAGTTGCGCCCTGGACGAAATATCTTTTTGATCTCTTTGTCGTAGGATTTACTGAAATTTTCCAGCTCTTTTTTGTTTTTTACGCATTTTGCGCCATCGTAAAATTTAACGTTTGCGAGCTTGCAAGGAGCGATCACGGCGGCGTTTAGCCTAAAGACAAAGGTATCGTAGTCTAAAATTTTTTCTAAAAAAAGAACTTGTTTAGTGACTTTTTCGCGTTTGGATTTGGTTGTCTGCGTGATTTGCATGTCGGTAAACCGGGCCTGCAAATTTACCGACAGCAAGGCTAAAGCGCAAAATTTAAGCAGGGTAAAAAATGCGCTTTTTTTCATTATTTCAGATCGTATTTTTCTAGCAGTTTATCGTAGCTGCCGTCTTTTTTCATATCGTCAAGCGCGGCGTTTATTTTAGCGATCAGACCTGCTTGCTTGCCTTTGTCAAACGCTATGGAAAAGCCCTCGCTGCCGTCGGCTTCTTTATAAAACTCTTCAATCTCGGGATTTTTCTTTAAAAAGCCGTAGCCGATCGAGCTATCTAATACCAAAGCGTCTATCTTGCCTTTTTTTAAGCCCATGATGAGAGGTACGGGCTCTTCTGCGGGCACCACTTTAGCGCCTGCGATAGCGTTAGCGGCGATCTCTTGGACTGTGCCTTGCTGCACGCCTACTCTTTTGCCGTTTAGGGCCTCTTTGCTCGCGATAGCGTCGTTGCCTTTAGCGCGCAAATAGATATTTTCGGTCGCGTAGTAAGCCTGTGTGAAATCAATCGACTTTCGTCTATCGTCGGTCGCGCTCATCGCGCTTGCTACGGCGTCGATCTTGCCGGTTTTTAGAGCTGGGATTAGGCCGTCAAAGCTCATATTTACGATCTTGTACTCAAAACCCGCGCGTTTAGCGAGCTCTGCTACCAGATCCATATCAAAGCCGGTGATCTTGTTTTGCTCATCCACATACTCAAACGGCGGATAGTTGGCGGCGGTACCGATCTTTAGCTCGGCGGCGCCAAGCGTAGCTAGAGCCGCTAAAAGCAGCGTAAAAATCTTTTTCATTTTCTCTCCTTTATTTGGTTTTAAATTTAGCCCGCGTCTTTGTGCGGGCTCGTAAATTTACTTTAAGCCGTATTTTTCCATCATCTTGTCAAATTCGCCGCTCTTTTTGAGCTCCTCTATCGCGGCATCTATCTTTCCGATTAGCTCTAAGTGCTTGCCCTTATCAAACGCGACGGCAAAGCCCTCGGTGCCGTCGGGAAGCTTTAAAAACTCCTCCAAATCCGAGTTTTGCTTTAGATACTCGTAGCCGATCGGACTATCGGTCAGCACGATGTCTATCTTACCCGCTTTTAGCGCTAAAATCGCAGCCGCTACGTTTTCAGCCGGCACGGCCAGGTCGCCGCAGATGGATTTAGCCGCGGTCTCTTGCAGGGTGCCTACTTGCGCGCTTATTTTTTTGAGATGCATATTGGTCGCATTTACGTCGGCTCCTTTTTTGCGGATGAAAAGATTATCCGAAAAATAATAAGGCTTCGTAAAATCGACCGATTTTCTTCTCTCCTCGGTCGCGCTCATACCGCTTAACGCGGCGTCTATCTTGCCCGTTTTTAGAGCTGGGATCAGCCCGTCAAAGCTCATATTTTGTATGTCGAATTTGACGCCGATCTTCTTGCCGACGGCCTCTATCATATCGATTTCAAAGCCTACGATCTTGTTGTGCTCGTCGATATACTCAAACGGCGGGTAGTCCGCGCTCGAACCAACTCTTATCGTTTGTTGTACCGCTACGGGGGCCGCCTCGTTTTTTACTGCGGCGTCTTTGCTCGCTTTTTCATTCGAGCTTTGACCGCAACCTGAAAGCATCAAAGCGGTGACTGCGAAAACGAAAAGTTTTTTAAATTTGCCGGCGGACAAAGCCGCAACGATGTTTTGTGACATTTTGACCTCCTTTTAGTGGTTTAAAATTTTACCTAGAAAATCCTGCAAACGCTGATTGCTAGGGTTTTCAAAGACGTTTTTAGGCGTGTCGTCCACGGCTATTTTACCGCCGTGCATAAAAAATATCCTATTTGCCACGTTTTTAGCAAAACCCATC comes from the Campylobacter rectus genome and includes:
- a CDS encoding SDR family NAD(P)-dependent oxidoreductase, giving the protein MTGASSGIGAAAAKAFARRGENLILIARRAELLQSLKDEIAQIAPKSDVVIKICDLANSENVLTLWDELKSYELKALINNAGFGDYGAVGERDLSKVLQMLELNIISLTLLSHLFVRDYKRKPAQLINISSAGGYSMVPNAVTYCASKFFVSAFTEGLHRELAQDKEVKKQAKVLAPAATRTEFGPVATDDAGYDYDAAFKRYHSSEEMAEFLLTLYDSDECVGAVDRNNFEFSLQAPRFDYAGKR
- a CDS encoding Rossmann-fold NAD(P)-binding domain-containing protein, with product MSYPVNIAKWGIASGARRFALISSQGADERSRFFYLRAKGKAEKKIVALKYESVQIARLPAIKSEREQVRIGELFMIWLFGLLPKFILTNYRPMSAKDIAAAVIAAAQTEAKGVQIYHPKDFLQTRSDT
- a CDS encoding cysteine hydrolase family protein → MKFDAKILEDLAEWFEGLKEIKFSEILDATDKFERGAGADDGSHKKGGESNAVNQNERNLAANLKEKRSENLASGAANKFANIAFISVDMIEGFCSTGPLASPRVGAIADGVVQTFSAAYVAGVRNLVLLEDSHEANCAEFDAFPPHAIKGTDGANTIPQLRKLPFFDELKIFRKNSLSAAYCTEFNEFIAQNPHINTFVVLGDCTDLCVYQLVSHLKLSANEANIRRRVVVPASLVATYDAPGHEGDFYHAMFLRHMQTGLGAQVVRGIKF
- a CDS encoding sensor histidine kinase, which translates into the protein MTQIDKTSVQDGLKSLIEQTYLIEREYKNLTASYANLQGFIKDIVEILPNAIWVLDEAGEIFLQNSEALKLGQILKFIPQEGGEISAAGQIYLIKIAQKEGKKIISATDITTEKRTERLASMGQVAAHLAHEIRNPVGSISLLASTLIKKAGNHDRPVVEQMQKAIWRVERIIKATLLFTKGLTINAREFNLAELKGECEAAIECYTYGKEIKFSLNFPDLLYVGDRDLLAMVFQNMLFNAIDAVEENEDDEGWVRIDYERCGDEHKFAVTDSGVPIKNQAMVFEPFKTSKLKGNGLGLHLCLQIVQAHGGSIEIELEPKSFCVNLPAKTRG
- a CDS encoding DUF234 domain-containing protein, with product MQLIYFHLVFDALKFEANYYDIFEAIEKEILDKFELLRMRFYVDCPFADELKFSLCKFAKNDRKKFTLGKFFPRPLVLKIYAAAINSGLVSIEKTLEKPRVKDKRQRAKKGAGRELAQDKFIFNDNFTRFWFYFIEPNFALLKNGEKAELIEIIRREFDSYAGFGFELLCRELLAFRLGIEPARVRSLWAKNIEIDIFLNIDGRIVVGEAKFKEHKICKNVVNLLLKKCERLGFEPDAVALFSKSGFSNEVRRLKNDRILLFDLENFEELL
- a CDS encoding aminotransferase class V-fold PLP-dependent enzyme: MVSIDEIRKNIILKKGVRYFDYTASGLAYAPIERRIAKYLKTYANTHSESASNALKTQKRYEKARQRLKDALGLDERFYLISAGCGATGAIKKFEEIVGLYLPPMSANRLGEERLKGANLPLVIISPYEHHSNEISLREGLCEVVRIPLSKSGEINFGRLDQLLKINSKREIIGSFSAASNVTGIISDYKKIYVMMKRYGATVAFDAASFSSHDNLDADYFDALFLSPHKLLGGVGSCGLLAIKKELVKSDKPTFAAGGTVSYVSRSSHFFAPSVERTEEGGTQHVMGLIRAALAYRLRNEVGLDVIKSREDELARLFCEGLDKIPEVVSYCPRAVPRLPIFAFNVKGVSPYDFAEALSKDYGVQTRAGCACAGPYGHDLLGLKDDQKFDQKPGWVRVSLHYSHTQKDVAYLLKAIKKTIKKFKTKKEKK
- a CDS encoding SEL1-like repeat protein, which encodes MNKILAAALFALCAVCAQAKPYSPEQYAKVLREYNSVAGANNYFESGKFKEEFELRKKYCDEGLRDACGDLGLLYVTGLGAPRDSKRAGELLEYAAKNDEFKAISEYYEAALDIARAAEKYPDDKVTQHLGAEFKNSLEQCKAYKGDRHVCFRALVISGMLPKGEGGLGLSQTEFAKTWEDIVVSDVERNGMDESKVNALANELDGLATR
- a CDS encoding NAD(P)H-dependent oxidoreductase, whose translation is MLAHPDIQNSVINKRLLQEALKEPQRFSVYDLTQVYGGKSIDAAREQELIRAHDALALQFPLHNFSCPPILKSWIDAVMTHGFAYGRGSDGIAGRKVALAVTAGIKKSDYCPQGRYHFSLREVLTPFELAFKYYFRADYRDFFAFYGAEETPGVDYVSSQDDLERGAREYAEFLRNLG